Below is a genomic region from Vanessa atalanta chromosome W, ilVanAtal1.2, whole genome shotgun sequence.
aaatgccagaaattgtccgcataaattccatgcagtacggtcccgagccaaaaataaggccaccgcccacccttgctgaatgcgtgtatcaaagttataacacccgcgagggtgtagaccgcctgtgagatcaaaaaagtcggttgagctgcccataattgtttaacgtcgtttgtagttaccaaccattgcagcaatgtaggatcaggactggccgccattgttacatgtatcgatatggttaggttaggttaggttaggttggaagtacattaaaaataaacgaattaaaaataaaaaacagaaaaatataatgaaaaaaggtgaaaaatttttcggttttcgaccgataactctcgaacggataggccgatccgggagattgaaatgtcaacggatgcagagcagagggccccacaatcgcgccgaacacggaaaaaagatcgaaacaataataaaaaaagatataaacgaaaaacttaaaaatagcttaaaaacagacaaaaacgggagatataggtaagtaaaaggtggaataataattttaatagtgagaactgaatgaggtatttttttcagatttttacgacaagaaatggagaaaaaattttgaaaaatgtacttcgaatatttagagtttcggatcgcttaagaagactttcaagagcgatccgattcttatagcgaataatcgatacagattctgtttataaaaattaatagctccggaacggagacgccgatccgggagtgagatgtctcgatggatgcagggcagagggccctacaaatgcgccaaagagcaaaacaagataagattacaaatgaacgaattaaaaataaaaaacagaaaaatataatgaaaaaaggtgaaaaatttttcggttttcgaccgataactctcgaacggataggccgatccgggagattgaaatgtcaacggatgcagagcagagggccccacaatcgcgccgaacacggaaaaaagatcgaaacaataataaaaaagatataaacgaaaaacttaaaaatagcttaaaaacagacaaaaacgggagatataggtaagtaaaaggtggaataataattttaatagtgagaactgaatgaggtatttttttcagatttttacgacaagaaatggagaaaaaaatttgaaaaatgtacttccaacctaacctaacctaacctaaccatatcgatacatgtaacaatggcggccagtcctgatcctacattgctgcaatggttggtaactacaaacgacgttaaacaattatgggcagctcaaccgacttttttgatctcacaggcggtctacaccctcgcgggtgttataactttgatacacgcattcagcaagggtgggcggtggccttatttttggctcgggaccgtactgcatggaatttatgcggacaatttctggcattttgttcttccccaatatgacaacttctggcattcgcaggcgcctatcgtgttcctcggtgctcgtctgcccttacacatcattctgttatatccagcattcatttatcatgccgcatatgcagtgcataaactgaatttaccaaggtatgcgcaaccgtttgccgtggacttgataacagtgttaattgatattccatatgatatagtagctgttaaattcgtacattggacatggcacgacacggacccgaatatcttcgatcgtcactattgggtgccttggaattcctattatttccattgcacatttgcatctagtttctacttcttcttcgactcgagtagaaggtggctggcgcctcgagtggcgcaatggtcatccgctacaaaaggagtcgaatggaagtctttgttgatagcgacactattgggcatgcctggtggtgttctattgtttattcctatttatcattcacttcatgacgtgtacaaaatacactctgaagttactttctctctattattctctatttatttcgtcatcgtcgtgttaggccttcttagtgaccgtgagaagaataaagacaagctaacgaagatcgattatgtattgatattacaaCTTGCCGTtcactatgtaatttattgggtgtttgtggtgtttTTCAACCCTGAGAAGGAATGGTCTACAGGCTTACACGAGCCGGTCGGCCCTTGTAATGAAGTGGCTTTGTTAACGTCACCCTTTGGACAGTCTTTGTACAAGTTTtgtgtgttgtatattttttttttacttatttctttccTACTATTGTAGAGGGGTCGAGACGCGACCACACCCGCTTGGTTGCAGGCGCATCTAAGCGGgattcatttattcgtttgtctcCTCATTTACGGGGGAGCAAACCTTTTCTGCGGGTCCGCTGAGTCGGGTTGGCCGAACAGCGGACGGAGGCATGATTCAGTGCCGCCGTCGGTGGGCTTGGCTTAACCGCCCGGCCCCAGAGGAAGGACACCTCTAAGATAAAAAACCACccaatcccaagtggcctcgcagcgcgatgggatgcatggccgaagggtatttcggtcccgaaTTCGTttcgatatatgtttttattagctaATAAGTATGCACAATGCTGTATATGAGGAATCGGATATCTGTCCGGcttagtaataaagtttaaacgcCGATAGTCTCCGCACGGTCGTAATTCTCCATTTTTCTTGACTACTACATGAAGTGGAGAAGACTAGTTACTCTTGCTTGGTGTAGACCAAGTCTTGCATCCTTTGGAATTCAGCCTTTACCTTTTCAAATTTATCCGGTGGTAAAGGACGCGGGCGCGCGAACACAGGCGGCCCGTTTGTTTCTATGTAATGGACTACAGAGTGGCGTGGAGTATCTTTGAAACACATTGGCTTAGTAATATCGGGATATAATGCTAATAAGTCACTATACGGATGGTTAGAGTTTATAGTTGTTATCGATCCTTGACCATCTAATCTCACTGACGCTAACACAGATAAATTCGTAATTTCGTCTATTAGTTTCTTCCTGAATACGTCTACTACTAATTTATAGTGGCTTAAAACGTCTGCGCCTAAAATTGGTTGATTTACTTCTGCTATAACGAAAGTCCAACGGTAGGGTCGccgtaaatttaaatctaaaataagagtttttataccatatgtttttatttcggtttCCATTAGCTGCGTACAGTCTGTACTCACTACAACTGTTACTACGATAAGGTCTCTTAGTCGCTGGAATAACTGAAATATTCGCACCAGTGTCCACTAAAAAATTGTAACCACTGTTTTTGTCCATAACACATAGGCGTTTAGAAGTCAAAATGGTGCCAATCTCCGCCTCCGATTGCACCATATTTAGTTTTCCTGATTGATCTTTTTCCAAGCACACGGCTCCATACATTTCGTTGCTCTATTCCGGTAGCGATAATGATACGAACAAAGCCAATCCGCACTATCGGGCGTGCGCCGGCTCATATTACGCCGTCGCGATGTAGACCGAGAGCGTGCGCGCCGAAAGTTGTGTATGCGATTTCTAAATGTAGGTTTTtgtgtttctaaataatttatccgcAGATTTAATTTAGCTATTTTGGCCAAAATTAAAGCTGTGTCATTAGAACTTGAAGTATTAGCCCTTATTTCCGAAATTTCTTGTGGCCTTGACGTCTCTATTATCTTGTCAGCGATAGCGGCCAGATTTTCTAAATTCTTTACATCTGTAGCCGACACCTTCCTGCCTCAGTGCGAGCTGTCTTAGACAGCTCGCACTGAGGCAGGAAGGTGTCCTTGCCACATAATAGATAGGGATTCGTCTGGAATTTTATCTCTCGCCAAATCCTTCATTTTTCGAAGTAATTGAGACGGTTTTTGATCTCCCAATTCCATCTCGCTgagtaatttttgaaattgcCGAATTTCAGATTCTTCATATAATTGCAATAATTCGTGATTTTAGAGCTTCAAATTTCTTAGTCTCGGGCggctttaataaaatgtcacttACTTTTTGAATCACCTCCTCGCCTAATTTAGCAACAACCAAATTGTATTTTGCTTCATCTCTCAGTATCTGCGGTCCAAGTATTGCATCAGTTTGTACAAACCATAATCTGGGTTTATCACACCAGAACTCCGGAATcctcgacgaaactgttatcgatgCTAAACCGGAGGAGTCATTTTGCGCTGCTGCTCCTGAACTGTTGGCGCTCGTCATTATGTAGGTTCTTGTGTCGGGGTCACCAAATACACCTTtactgtaggtattttttataatttaattaaatattacaagaggTGCAGAACAAACTACGAATCCAATTTTTACGTCTCTTTATTGCGTTTTCTACAGTATGACTGGCTGTACAGAGAAGTTACAACATCGAGCACGACTATCTTATTACAACAATAtagtgttacaaaattaaatacctatgtgCACACGGCACAAGAGTATCACCCTGGAGTTGGGCACGGTCGTCTGTCGTAGCCGCCCTCGTCCCGTGCTCGTCCTGGGGGACTTCAACGCCAAGTCTACGGCTTGGGGTTCCCCGTCTACGGACGCGCGGGGCGAGTTAGTGGAGGAGTGGGCGGTCGAGCAGGGTCTGCTCCTCCTGAATCGAGGTTCGGTGCAgacgtgcgtgcggcagcgggGTGGGTCAATAGTGGACCTCACGTTCGCTAGCCCCGCTCTCGCGCGCACCGTCCACGACTGGAACGTTCCGGAGGACGTCGAGACGCTATCCGACCACCGATACATCAGGTATAGCGTCTCCGCCCAGACCTCGATTCGGCCGGTTCCAGCGGCCTCGGCCGGTGTCGGAGACGGTCCGCGTTGGGCAATAAAACGGCTGGACAGGGAGGCTCTCCTGGAGGCCTCAATCGTCAAGGCCTGGCTGGATACTCCAGGCAGGCCTGCCAACATCGacgaggaaaaaaaatatacaacacacaAAACTTGTACAAAGACTGTCCAAAGGGTGACGTTAACAAAGCCACTTCATTACAAGGGCCGACCGGCTCGTGTAAGCCTGTAGACCATTCCTTCTCAGGGTTGAAaaacaccacaaacacccaataaattacatagtgaACGGCAAGttgtaatatcaatacataatcgatcttcgttagcttgtctttattcttctcacggtcactaagaaggcctaacacgacgatgacgaaataaatagagaataatagagagaaagtaacttcagagtgtattttgtacacgtcatgaagtgaatgataaataggaataaacaatagaacaccaccaggcatgcccaatagtgtcgctatcaacaaagacttccattcgactccttttgtagcggatgaccattgcgccactcgaggcgccagccaccttctactcgagtcgaagaagaagtagaaactagatgcaaatgtgcaatggaaataataggaattccaaggcacccaatagtgacgatcgaagatattcgggtccgtgtcgtgccatgtccaatgtacgaatttaacagctactatatcatatggaatatcaattaacactgttatcaagcccacggcaaacggttgcgcataccttggtaaattcagtttatgcactgcatatgcggcatgataaatgaatgctggatataacagaatgatgtgtaagggcagacgagcaccgaggaacacgataggcgcctgcgaatgccagaagttgtcatattggggaagaacaaaatgccagaaattgtccgcataaattccatgcagtacggtcccgagccaaaaataaggccaccgcccacccttgctgaatgcgtgtatcaaagttataacacccgcaagg
It encodes:
- the LOC125075484 gene encoding uncharacterized protein LOC125075484, which translates into the protein MAASPDPTLLQWLVTTNDVKQLWAAQPTFLISQAVYTLAGVITLIHAFSKGGRWPYFWLGTVLHGIYADNFWHFVLPQYDNFWHSQAPIVFLGARLPLHIILLYPAFIYHAAYAVHKLNLPRYAQPFAVDLITVLIDIPYDIVAVKFVHWTWHDTDPNIFDRHYWVPWNSYYFHCTFASSFYFFFDSSRRWLAPRVAQWSSATKGVEWKSLLIATLLGMPGGVLLFIPIYHSLHDVYKIHSEVTFSLLFSIYFVIVVLGLLSDREKNKDKLTKIDYVLILQLAVHYVIYWVFVVFFNPEKEWSTGLHEPVGPCNEVALLTSPFGQSLYKFFSARS